The Gloeocapsa sp. PCC 73106 DNA segment GTGGTATGGAGTAGGTACATCTATAATATTGAGTCTCAAACTCGCGATCGCAGTGTTAGTCATCGCTTGTCCCTGCGCTTTGGGTTTAGCTACCCCCACAGCTTTACTAGTAGGTACAGGAATCGGCGCTGAAAACGGTATCCTCATTAAAGGGGGAGATGTTTTAGAGAGAGCTCATCGTATTGATACCATTGTTTTTGATAAAACTGGAACCCTGACAGCAGGAAAACCCAAGGTCACCGCTTGTTTACCCCTGAGTGAGGAGATTGAGAGTCGGGAGTTACTGCGCTTAGCTGCAACGATAGAAAAAGGTACCAATCATCCTTTAGCTACAGCTATAATGCAAGAAGCCGAAGCACAGGAATTAGCCTTAGAAATAGCCACGGACTACTATACTGCTCCCGGATTAGGCGTCAGAGCGCTCTTAGCAGGGGAAATGTTTTATTTGGGTAACCAAGCTTGGTTAGAATCTCAAGGGATAAATATTATAGAAACCTTAGAAAATAATCAAATTCAGGTATATTTAGCTAAAGAAAGCAAATTATTAGGGGTTATCTACCTCAGTGATTCCCTGCGTCCAGACGCTAAAGCGACAATTGAAACACTTCAAAACCTGGGTTTAAACGTGATACTCATGAGTGGAGATAGAGAAGAAATAGCAGAAGCGATCGCCTCTCAACTGAAGATAACTCAGGTATTCGCTCAAGTTAAACCAGAAGATAAAGCTAAACTAATTCGCTCTCTGCAAGCTCAGGGACGAGTAGTAGCGATGGTGGGAGATGGTATTAATGATGCTCCTGCTTTAGCTCAAGCAGATTTAGGAATTACTCTCCAAGCTAGTACAGACGTAGCGATAGAAACCGCGGATATCGTCCTGATTTCCAATAAACTCAAAGACGTTGTATCAGCAATTCAACTGAGTCGTGCTACTTTTAATAAGATCTGTCAGAACTTATTTTGGGCTTTAGGTTATAATCTGATTGCCATTCCCCTAGCTGCAGGGATCTTCGGTATAGTCTTAAGTCCCGCGATCGCAGGTGCTCTAATGGCTTTTAGTTCGGTGATGGTAGTAACTAACTCTCTACTGCTCAAATATCCTGCTCAATTTAGTCGTGAGAATTGTCAAGTTTAAACATAAAGCCTTCCTTTATAGCATGGTAGCGATCATCGTCTGGATAATTACTATCCTCCCTGGTATCGCACAGTTACCCCCTTTAATTAATACCGATGCAGCACAAACACTACCCACAGGAGTAGAACGCAGAGGTTCCCTAGAAGTTACTGGGATAGTTATTGATGGTCAAGAATTGTTAAAAATTGCGTCTCCTGCTGTCTTCAATCGCAGTCAACCAGGTAATCTAATACCTGTGGAAATTCGAGCTCAGCAAATAGAAGCTAATCTAAGACAACTGATTAGAGATAGCGATCGCGAAATGGTAGATCCCAAAACCCTGGAGATTTTGGTCGAAACTCTAAACCGACTACCCGTTTTATTGATCCAAAATGCAGCTATGGTTGAACCCAGGGTATTGCTCACGGTGACAGAGGCTGACGCTCAATACCATTCCATGAGCAAGACTAGATTAGCAGAGCAATGGCAAGAAATTCTCCAGAAAGAGCTACAGCAAGCTTTATTACTGCGACAACCAGAAGCATTCAAGGCTCAACTCTCGACACTAATCAATGTTTTGATCACAACAATTCTAGTTACAATTATCTTATATGAAGCCAGGATCTTTTACAAACGGCGCATACAGCAACTAGAAAAACGAAAAGGAACAGAGACAACTAACAAGACAGAGTCTAAATATCCACTTTTACAAGGGTTACAGGATTCTTTGGGGTTAGAAAGACGACTGCAAATTGCTAGGCTTTTGCAATGGCTGATGTTTTGGGCGATCGCTTTTGTTTGGATTTTGGGAATCGCTTATAGTCTCAAGATTTTCCCCCAAACGCGTCACTTCGCCAACAGAGTTATTATTATACCTACGGTGATTCTCATGACTTGGTTTATTAGCGGGTTAATTAATCGAGTCAGCGATGTGG contains these protein-coding regions:
- a CDS encoding mechanosensitive ion channel family protein, which codes for MRIVKFKHKAFLYSMVAIIVWIITILPGIAQLPPLINTDAAQTLPTGVERRGSLEVTGIVIDGQELLKIASPAVFNRSQPGNLIPVEIRAQQIEANLRQLIRDSDREMVDPKTLEILVETLNRLPVLLIQNAAMVEPRVLLTVTEADAQYHSMSKTRLAEQWQEILQKELQQALLLRQPEAFKAQLSTLINVLITTILVTIILYEARIFYKRRIQQLEKRKGTETTNKTESKYPLLQGLQDSLGLERRLQIARLLQWLMFWAIAFVWILGIAYSLKIFPQTRHFANRVIIIPTVILMTWFISGLINRVSDVAIDRFIQSREEDQSLTEANLQRIATIANAIKNFKMAVIYAIAILWVLQWLKLVTGSILALGALVALAFSFAAQSLLKDFLNGFLILLEDQFRIEDYVKIGTASGMVENLNLRITQIRTDEGNLITLPNSLITQVENMTRTWARTDFRVEVAYNTDVNLALTVVRETVDNLTKDPEWEFWIYDTQELFGVDKISHSGIVIRIWIKTAPLKQWIIARELRRRLKIAFDLHNIQIGIPQQVLLKDDSFGKERSDR
- a CDS encoding cation-translocating P-type ATPase, producing MQQVSVKADNTVALDVRGMKCAGCVKAVERQLMQNPGVISASVNLVTEVAVVAYLPEVIHPETLAENLSNRGFESQIRTSQSARITADVDFLERKKQESQQQLGELITAAVLLLFSTFGHLKHLGGIHLPLVQTIAFHWGLATLALLIPGRALIQDGMRNLWYRSPNMNTLVALGTLSAYFASCVALLFPQLNWECFFDEPVMLLGFIFLGRTLEAKARTRAFRALSSLIALQPEVAYLIGDLNSENGIKIPVEQVRVGEWVRVLPGDKIPIDGEIIQGETSVDESMLTGESIPVAKKVGDEVKAGTINQSGAIAIKVTRIGNQTTLAQIIALVETAQMQKAPVQKLADTVAGYFAYGVMAIALVTFITWYGVGTSIILSLKLAIAVLVIACPCALGLATPTALLVGTGIGAENGILIKGGDVLERAHRIDTIVFDKTGTLTAGKPKVTACLPLSEEIESRELLRLAATIEKGTNHPLATAIMQEAEAQELALEIATDYYTAPGLGVRALLAGEMFYLGNQAWLESQGINIIETLENNQIQVYLAKESKLLGVIYLSDSLRPDAKATIETLQNLGLNVILMSGDREEIAEAIASQLKITQVFAQVKPEDKAKLIRSLQAQGRVVAMVGDGINDAPALAQADLGITLQASTDVAIETADIVLISNKLKDVVSAIQLSRATFNKICQNLFWALGYNLIAIPLAAGIFGIVLSPAIAGALMAFSSVMVVTNSLLLKYPAQFSRENCQV